The sequence tattatgcaatatttcttgaaaacagaaaattattgcatttgatgttcagcacgttttattttttttttttcaccttaATTGATAATCACATTGAGATTGTCACAATTCTTGTTTTGCTGTGTGGAAACACCTTTAtgtacatcataaaataacgtcacagtcgacaattttattttattttgaaatgattgctgctcaagtatcaattgatacttacaggtatcgatactttatttccttttgataccttgtatcgatacccaaaatttcagaatcgatactttgccttccgagtaccatccctactgAGCCGAGCTTGGTGCTGACCAAAGCGGGAAACGTACTTACAGCAAAACAGAGGGACCCTGTCAGAGTAAAAGCTGAGCAGATTTATCGCTTGTGCTTGTGTCTACTAATGTCAGTTACCAGCTCGGCTCAGTTTCCGGCCTCCACTCTGTCTGCAGCCTAAGGCTGCAGATAGAGTGGAAGCCGGAAGCTGAGCCGAGCTCGGCGCTGTCCAAAGCGGAAAatcggtactaacatgtgattagggcatatcgtgcgataggcccttttgaaagttacgaaaaataatgctcattactcaagttttaaacGTGGAATTCAAGCATATTGCGCAAAATTTTCGCAGATTGGCCTTCtatctacgagattatatcgattattgtgtaaatgaaggttgtagagccgagcaatgagcattatattttgtaacattcacAAGGGCCTATCgtacgatatgccctaatcacgtGTTACTACCGAAATGTACTTATAGCAAATCAAAGCTGAGCAGATTTCTCGCTTGTACCCTGACCCTTTCCTTACTCAGTTCGACTTTGAGACAATGTTGCTATTGGTTTGTGTTTGATTTTGATCGTATCTGTTGATTGCAgttaaataacaaataaatcATAATTTAATACGcagaacaaaataataaaaaacaaatcaaatcatAAGTTATTAAAAGCACCATTTATTTATTCCAATTACGTTCAATATTTAATCATTGCAGTCGTAGTCCATTGTTGCCATTTAATGCACACAGAGTCGGAAAATACTCCTTTCACCTTACATTGTTTGGCATCATAGGTGTGAATTCATCACGTAAAATACGTGAAACTAGCACAATCAAAAGACTAATTAGTACTGGGAACGCAAATCAGAAATTCGAAACAGACAATCGCAACGAATCTATCGAAAATACTTATCGATGTTTCGATGGATCCGGTTGATTGTTCGACCGTGAGCTGAACAATATTCAGAACTTGGAATAGTATGACTGCGTCGTGTTTGTATTGTTCAGTTCTAACATAAGGCGATTAAATTAGACTTAAATTTCAAAAGAAATAATTCCTATTTGAACAAGTAAGACAAATTACAGAACAACTCTGTTAACTTACTTCCTAtttctaaaataaaataatgcatTTCGATTAGATTACAACCTTGAAAAGTTATCCCGCATGAAAGTTCCGTAAATCTCGAAACCGATACAACCAGACTGGTTTCTCTTTTCATCGCCGAAGCAGCGCTAGTCTAGAAAAGTACATTCATATCACGCATGGACTGTTTAACTGTCAGTTTGATTTCTACCCTACAGAAAAATGCTACGAAACTGCGAAACGCTATCAGTAATTTGCATCTTATCAAGAGAAGTACTAGAAACATTGGAAGAAAAACGATCGTTCCTCTACCCTATCAGTATCCTAATATCACGGTTATCACTTTTTCTTAATATCTCCTTCGACGTCATCCCTACTCTTAACGATCAGATCATTTTCGCTGTTCGGTTCGGTTTCATCCGAACCATCGTCATCCGGGTACTGGTCCGAGTGGTCCGGTTCCTGGTAGTGAGCAAATTTTCTGCTATCCGACCCACAGGAGGAAGTTCGCGACAGTGAGCAACGGCGTGCCGATTTCGTTTGAACACCGCTCGTAGCCATCGGAACCTGAGAACAGGTTCGCTCATCCGATCCCAAATGAATGTCGGTCAGCGAACCATCATCACATGGTGCCGATTTCGACTGGCACATAAGATTCTTGAGCGGGGTGCGCAGCTTGCGACCCTGGGCGCCATCGGTTTTATAAAAACGGAAGGGAAGTTTCGACTGGGTAGACGAGGTCTGCTGCTGGTGTTGCGGTGGATGCTGATGGTAGTGATCGGGAGGATTCATACCACGACAGGAACCAGTCGAATGATTACCTTTATACTTTTTCAACGTGCTGGGAAGACTTGATGATCCGTGCGGTTCGGAAGGATAGGTCTAAAACACAATCAACGATATTAGAACGTTTCTCACGATGGTGATCATCTCAACCATGCTTACATCACTTTCGGCATCATCCTGCGTCAGTGTACCATCGAAATTTCGTTGCTTTTTGTTTAGTGCCGCAGCCAAACATCCTACACagatgtcgttgtcgttgtccgATTCTCTCACCGAAGCCGCAGCGCAGCTACTTTCTGCAATATCCCCATCCATACTGTCTCTGCCGATGGAATGCCGGTTGGAATGCTGTAAATTGGTGGAACCTCTAGCTCGACGGTGCTCGCGATCCAAGTCGGACTCCGAGGAGCTGCGGGATAGCTGAAATGCGTgggagtagaagttgaagaaatggTTCACAACGACGCAAACATGTTGGTCCTTACTTGATTCTCGGTGCTGGCTCTAATCTGTGGCAACGGACTGACACTGTGCCGACGTTGGTAGCCCCCGTCGGTGCTGCTGCGATCGTCAACTAGGTCACCTTCTTCCATATCCAGGTCCAGCTGAAGAATACTCTCCTGGCTTCCGGTGAACTATGGAAGAAACAGTAATCAATCAGTCCAAAATTCTACTTCGCGCCATGTTAACAGCAAAACAGCGCAGATCATACCGATGACATCGGTCAACAAGTagtcaagaacaaaatattataGATTTTAACAGATTTTTGATTGATGTAAATTGAACAACTGAATGTTAGAATCGAACAAAACAAACCTGTTCAGGTGTCAAGCAGAGCGGAAccacaatttaaaataattagGTGCAACGTTCCGACTTTCTGGCTAGAAAGAGTCCAAAGAGAGTTTCCTGTGCTCCCCACAGGATTCGAAGGAGATACAAGGTCAATCCGGGAAACAACGCAGTATTTTTCAATGCCGTATTTTCATTGGCCGAGTTATGTTGCGCAATGCATTTCGCTAGGAAAGTTAAGGTTTGTCTGCGctgcactcaaaaaaaaaaaatcatatcttagttacgtgaaaagttttgtgaatattttccactctACTTTTAACTTACTTTTCAATGGACTGGCTTCAGCACGTGATCCCATTTCATAAATCACAATTCTTTGCTTTGTAGCATTtgaataattaattagtttagtaatttaaaattttactttgcagttaatttggtaaaCATTAAAAATATACACACAtaatgtaattgttactatttaggcattagcccttttgaaaacaatatgcAGAGCCAGAGCTGCCATttgtacagatttatctgtattgtatagattgttGCGTTcgctgatttaaatcagagtgcagatttgatacagatttccctaatttaatacagatttgtgtaGGTCCCGTGTTGCCCTCACGTTGAACGATTAATTGGATGTTGTTTGGACCAACGAAGAGGGTAACGATTCCACTGGATTATTACCATacaaccaattttcacatattaagggagagtgttcggttaccggtatccttttcttttaagcttataacctttgactaagtgcacattatgcagacatctatacatcaatggaaagctaaagttctAAGCTAAGCTAACAACTGaacaagaaactaagttgattcaatcgattgaaaaaactttattataaaattagtaaagtgataagttttggcCATTTCAGAAAAGGTATTTGGTTACCAGCACCCCAAAAAAATTTCgcttaaaatggaaaaaatataagtaaaaactgccattattcaaagaaaaaacgaaatttattcttttcggaggcatttggacaaaagtcttcattgtctgatggtgacttcgccttggctttcttggccaatgatttatatggtggcgcctttggtgttgatttggccggtcttccaccggcttcgcaGGTTTGAACACGTTgttgcagtcgaatttattggcttcttatccactaagcaacgtttaatggcattaatcagtgcattaaagttcattttccttgactaagacgatttgtttgaagtcgtcgtggctaacagaaccagagaaccaaagcttttacttatatgacggatttattgaagccgtcaagttgtccacgtgttgcatatcacccgagatgtcaggtaatacaataagtttagctagcaaaaacgaaTAGATCGCACAaatttttaaaagtctgtaattGCTGCCAaagtctgcaaacaatcgaagtttcaaaagtctgtcaaaagtttttaaacgaaaaaaggtttacatgttaactagGAAATTTGACAATTCACAGTCAAATTTGTAGAATTGGCATCCCTGcacatcactgacaatttttcgtgatttgtcgaaaaaaattaagtgccggtaaccgaacaccttgggatgccggtaaccgaaatcggtagacattttgaaaatgacaatgggtgccggcaaccgaacatcttcccctaccatataactccggaaccggaagtcggatccaaatgaaattcaatagtaggctatgggaaggtaataccttttatttgaatcgtagtttgtgaaaatctgtttagccatctctgaaaaaagtgtgtaaatatttttttccgtttttccattttatatcaccaaatttgacagctgccgaACTCCAAATAGGTTTCTGTCGGcagccagaattcctcacaagcgaatTCCAGTGCATTCCGAATGAATATCGCCTCCAACCGAATGGTTCAGAAATCTGTCAGAATTCAGTAAGAGAAAGCAAACTGAATTGTTAATTCGTTTTCTTCGTTCTTTTCCTTCTTCAGTTTTTCGCTTATTTAGAACTAGTAAATGATCCATTATTGTTAGAATTCCAacttaaactgttgaaatttacTGGAAACCAGCAAAAAGGCCTACCAAAATCAGCATCGTCTATTCCTCTAGTTAGAGTGTAATAAAATGAGACAGGTTGCCTGACTTTCACGCTAACACATTCAAAAAGTGAGTGAATATTCTATGACATTCATAATGTCACTATCAATTGGGTTGATCGAGCCCTCAGAAACGAGCAATCGAGTCAAAGCCTCCATAATTTTCAGTTTTACGAGCAGTTTTTCGTCAATCTGAGtgaaaaaacaaaattgtaGTAAACTAAATCGACCGAAATTTGAGACGGAACTCAATATGATTTCTAATTGTATTCTGAAGCAAGTGGCGATTGGCACTAAAAGGCAAATCTCAATGTGATTATCAATTgatgtgagaaaaaaaaatttagacgaGCTGAACATCAAacgcaataattttctgtttcggGAAATATTGCAAATAAATCACACGCTATTACATCcaaacaacgtattgagtagatTACATCAGCTTGACTTAATACTGTATACGAtttatgcatcttttcgtgtgATATTACGACCTTTAGAACGACACCAACCCTCAATTAGTAGGGTATCGGCTCCCTTGACCATGTTAGCTTCACCATCCATCTCATATAGGTAAACAATAATGAGAGTACGATATATCATCTCTGTTAAATGCATTGACTCAAAAAATATGGTAAAAATAGGTGCAATCGCATCGAACTATCGCGTCACGATAATAGAAATATTGCACATTCTTCTCTTTATATTTCCAGTGATGTTGCTTCTTATAACAGAAGTAAATATACAAAAACCGATTACAACGAGATCCGTTGATAGTAGGACGTAAGCAAAATAATATGCTGActcgactaatgagatgactaaagATGCAATTCCCCCTACGTTGCCAAAGGCGGCTAAGCTGCTGGCTACTTTCGCTTCCACTCGAAGCTTCTTTTAGGTTTTGGAATCATAAATCAttattcaaaaacgaaaaacagTTACACTTATCTGATGTAAACCGCTATgggaaaaaaatcgtttcgttttttttctgagaGTTCAAACTAAACTATTAAGATGATAACAGTTAAATGACTGTTTGAAATTTGATATCAAAATATGAGTACACTAAAAAGATTTATCAACGAACCATCAACAAATATCTTGACGATCACTAAAACATAGCTGATCAGAAACGTTACCCTGAATTGATCGAATATAAAATTGTGGTTATTTAACAATGTACTGAGCCGTGCAAGTCAATGGAGTACAGATTAAACGTTTTTGTTCTAGGTAATTGTAATTCCTCTTTacacatattttgttcttgaCTTTTTATTACAATGAAAAaacacaatatttaaaaaaaatcccgaTGCTCAAAATAACTAATTTTATCAATGCTTTATAGTAGGTTACAGTATTATTTACCAATGGGAATATAGCCAGTTATAATTGGTGTGAGGGAAAAAAAGGCAGTGATAGTGATGGTATCATGGAATTAGGAAAAATAGTTAACACTTTTCGACAGCGAAATCACTACACAACTCGGTTAGTTAGCAGACCCGTAGCAAATGCAGAATCAGAGATTAGTGAAGCACatcaattaaattaaaaacaatgtaaAAGCCAAAAACCAAAATTAAAACTTACACTACTAACTGAGAAACAGAACTGAATCACTCTAATTTGTTTGTTGTTTCCCCGAGTATCTTCAACATCGTCCTGATTTCActtgcaactttcaacttgaaacttTCGGCAACGGTAGCAACATCATGCGGCTGATTTTTGATGCTAGGCTTCGTGAAGCGAATGCACAAACCCTACATGTTTGGGAAACAGCAAGCTAAGACCGAAACCCGATCTCGATGCAACAACAGAGCAGATGTCGCGCGACAAAAATAACATGGAATTGCATGCAAAAGCTCCTGACCGTCCTACCTAGCTTTTTGAAACGGTTCGATTCGAATGATTAGTCCGcagaaacaaaatattaaaacaGTAGGAAGTAAAGAATAGAAATAACAGATACAATGCAAGTTAGAATATAAAAACGATAATGTTTATtatctttttttaaataatgaaataaaacgAAAGATTACGACTATTGCACTCGCTAAGAGCTGTAAACTAGCTGAAGAATGATTGGCCTACGTTGCCAGCTGATATGAATTGACTTGGCGCGCAGAACTTTTCTTTTTTCTCACTCTCGTGGATTCGCTTACTACGTCATTCTCACTCACTCGCTTCGCACCCTTTTCTTCCGTTACCGGTTTGCTAGATCGAGAATCGGAAACAGGCGTACGTCTACGGGCGGGATTCGACTGAACATAATAAGTCGAATAAGCTAAGACAAACAAAACTATGCGCTTACTAAGCAATCAACGGATtctaatatgtaaaaaaaaagatttgtaaaTCGCTGGCCTACTGTGATAGCGTGgttatttcaaattaaaattaaatttgcgACAGGTTGACCTGCTGCCGACAATCAGCGAATTTCTACAGATAACAACAATAGTAGTTgtagtagtaatagtagtagtagtagtaatagCAGCTGTATGAGCAATTATATGACCTAACATTTAGGTATTTATGTCTCGTTTTGTATCACAGAATCTTACGTTAATATTTGTTTCCTCTCCTCACCTAAGTAGTAGTGTTTGTTCACTCTATCAATATTCACCTGTAAGACTAAATACTTTTAAGTTTCATCTGCCCGAACGGAACAATTGAACAATCGCTGGTTATTCATTTAATGCGGCTGTGCGAAAAATCTAGTCGATTGATaaatatttgcatttcatttgagCTTTCCGGCTTAGTGTAAATGGCACTGGTTTGGTTGATTCTAGTTTGAttgaatgttggcaacaatcacAGCATTTTATTGCAAAGTTTGTGGCGTTATTTCATCAATCCAACATGTTTATATACATTAGTTTGTGTTTGTATttgctaaactaaaaacttttctcTAAATTTACGCACCTTATTTCAACCAATATAACACATTGTATGcctaaattagaaattttgaaaaaacaaatGGAAAATTCAAACAAACTCCATTCGATTCAATTCATATTCAAATTCACTTAGACTAGCTTTAGTACTGAATTACCCAAATGACGGAGTGCATTCCACACTCATATTCGCAAAAAATACAAATCTCCCACAGGAGATCAAACTTCGGTGACCTGTCGACTGTCATTGAGCATACGATTCTCGCTCGGTTCATTGCTACCAATACCGCTGTTACTGCCGTTACCATCGCTTGGACCTCCTCTGATCGGCCCGGCAAGAGTCGAGGCAGGAAGAGGAGCCCCGCTATCACTACTATTTATGTTGATTATAATCGTTACGATCTGATCTGGCTCGCTAGAACTACTATTGCTACTGCTACTACTACCACTACTACTGCCACTAGTGCTATTGTTTGGACCGGTTCGAGTACTGCCGCCATTCCCATCACTGCCGAGCTGAGTGGCAGTCCGAGCAGCGGCGGCAGACGACCCCGTAATGGTAGAACTGTTGGAAGGGGGTGGCGGAGGTGCTACGCTGAAGTAGTCAGCAATGATGGGATTGTTCTGGACAGACGAGGACGAGGACGATGAGGAACCGTGTGAGGAACCCACCACAAAACCGTAATGCTTGAGGATGTCCATCTTGCACATCGGGCAGGTCCGATGCTCCAGCAGCCACGGATCGATACAGATCTTGTGGAATTCGTGTCTGAaagaaaatcaaattcaacattAGCTTTAACATGCTCCAAGGCTGTAGCGTAGCGGACAGCAGTACTCACTTGCAGGGAAGAACGCGTATCACATCCGTGACCTTGTAGGGCTCGATACAAATGGCGCAACAA comes from Malaya genurostris strain Urasoe2022 chromosome 3, Malgen_1.1, whole genome shotgun sequence and encodes:
- the LOC131435167 gene encoding E3 ubiquitin-protein ligase goliath-like — translated: MSALSHQVNMNNFISLLVGASLVAANSSPSHHDLTSFSQPTEFSNGVSSFALPAEDRMAFDSYTLAFLNYSYTDHNGVDNTEGDLVGKYGEGRILNRTGLLVHVTKSDNVDDHTGCAKDWNGTKGEPLPPLGVQWIALIKRGNCNFEEKVKHAYTHGATGVIIYNDKDDPRLDKMKINDKERNITAVFTTKAKGHELIDVMERQNYEVTMRIIEGSRHYRSLANINRTSVLFVSISFIVLMIISLVWLVFYYVQRFRYLQTKDKQSKRLCNVAKRIIAKIPTKSIKSDDKEIDNDCCAICIEPYKVTDVIRVLPCKHEFHKICIDPWLLEHRTCPMCKMDILKHYGFVFTGSQESILQLDLDMEEGDLVDDRSSTDGGYQRRHSVSPLPQIRASTENQLSRSSSESDLDREHRRARGSTNLQHSNRHSIGRDSMDGDIAESSCAAASVRESDNDNDICVGCLAAALNKKQRNFDGTLTQDDAESDTYPSEPHGSSSLPSTLKKYKGNHSTGSCRGMNPPDHYHQHPPQHQQQTSSTQSKLPFRFYKTDGAQGRKLRTPLKNLMCQSKSAPCDDGSLTDIHLGSDERTCSQVPMATSGVQTKSARRCSLSRTSSCGSDSRKFAHYQEPDHSDQYPDDDGSDETEPNSENDLIVKSRDDVEGDIKKK